The DNA sequence GCAACACTTTTCACTTGCTCTTCTGATGCATCCGGTTTGCCATAAGAAAGATTATAGAGGAAGGTGTCATTAAATATATTTGTATTCTGTGGAATAATGCCTATATGTTTTTTCAAATCATTAACATCGATCGAGGAAATCTCTTTTCCATCGATTAAAACTTTTCCTTTCATCGGATCGCATAGTTTTAATAATAATTTTGCAATGGTTGTTTTTCCACTTCCTACCGGTCCTACAAAGCCAATTTTTTCTCCTTTATGAATTTTGAATGAAATATTTTTTAAAATTTCAGTATCTTTATAACTAAAACTCAAATTTTTAAATTCTATCGTTTCACAAAAATGCTTTAATGACTGAGAAGCTTTAGGGGGTCTTTGCACATCAAAAATGCTTAGTATAAGTTTTAAATCATTTCCTCCGCGAAAAATATTTCTAAATACTATTGCCAAAAAGCTGAGAGGATTAAAAAATTGAATCAAATATGTGTTAATTAGAACGAAATCACCTAGATTCATTTTTTTATCAACTATATTTACGGCTGTTGAAATTGTTATAATAAAAAATCCTATGCCCAAAATTAAAAACTGAAAAATTCTTACTTTTTCTAAAAAAACTAAACTAGTAATTTCTGCCTTTTCCCTATTTTCTAAATGCTTTTTGTAATTATCTTGCTCAAGCTTTTCATTTCCGAAATATTTAACAGCCTCAAAATTCATGAGACTATCCGCTAGTTTTGCATTAACATCACCATCATAACTCTGACTTCTCTTATGAAATAAGACCGCCTTTTTTGCAGACATAACAGTGTAAACCATAAAGACCGTAAAAGTAGTTAAAAGGATAAAACCACAAAAGTAGAAGTTGTAAATTAATAAAATGCATACGGCACCGATAATTTCAATAAACGGTGGAATTGTGAAGAAAAAAAATCCCCACAGCATATTTGGTAAGGCAATTTGTGCTTTTTTTAATTTGGCTATTAACTCGCCCGTTTGGGCACTTGAATGGTATTCATAAGAAAGGGCTTGTAAATGTTCCATGGTTTGAAGGCTTAGCCTTGAAATTAATCGTTCTGACACAGGAATCATTAAAATTTCCCTTGTAGTCAAACATAGTTGGCAAGCGATCCAGATCATTGCATAAATAAAGCTCACCGATAACATTTCATATGAAGAAAATTCTCCATAAGCCAGCTTCACAATATTTTTTGCCTGTATCGGGAGATAAATATTTAACCCGCAGGCAATCAAAACGAATAAACACGACAAAAAGAAATAGATTCGTAATTTTGTTTCTTCTATTCGTAAAAATTCAAATTTTTTTATTGAAAATTGCATGTAGTTAATGTCTTTTTAATTTCATTTTCGAATGTTATTTTTGCCATATTCCATTTATCTTCCGCATCTTTAATCAGACTCAAAAAAATATTTAAGTTTTTTAAAGAAATTGCTATTTGTTTCCTTATGGAACTCGATGAAGGACCTCCCCCATAACAAAGGTGTTTGGAAATGTCATGCAAATAATCAAACTCGTTATGAAGGATGTTTGTTATATTCTGAAAAGGGTCTTCGTTATGTTCATAAGACTTACGTATGATATCCCCAATTTTTATATGAGCTTCTCGAAAAGAAATAGAATCTTGCTTCATAAGCTGATTTGCAATAAAATTTGCAATCGTTAACCCCTTCTTCGATGCAGCAACCATATTAGATGCGATAGGCAAAGCATGGTTAATAACTAAAATTAGCAAATCTAAAATGTCTAAACATTCAGCCGTCATTTCTTCAATTGCATCATAAGCGGCAGACGAAACTTCGATTGAATTGCCTATTGGCACCTTATGCATTTTGATAAATGTACCAAACAAATTATTTATGACATTTGCGGTTTTGCTTTTTATTATTTCTAAAATATAGGGATTTTTTTTTTGAGGCATCATAGAAGATGAACCACAAAGACTATCCGGAAATTCAAAGAACTGGAATTCTTGTGTTGTCCATAGTTGATAATCTTGTGCAATGCGACTTATCGTGGTACACAAAGTAGCTAAAATAGATTTATAACGAAGAGCAAAATCTCTATTGGCAATAGCATCTAAAGCATTAGGAAAGGTAGATTCAAAACCAAGGATTTCTGCCACATAATCTGGAGATATAGGAATATCAGTTCCACAGCCCGCTCCAGCACCCAAAGGCGAAGTATTCAAGTATTTTTGAATACCGACTAAATCATCAACAATCCTTTGAATGGGTGCATTTATGGCTAAAAGATAAAATGAATAATTTCCGGGAGCAGCTGGTTGATGCTGACTGTAAATTGGAAGAGGAATCTTTTCTGATAATTGTGCCTGGTTTAATAAAATTTGGCTTAGCTCTAAAATTTTATGAAATATTTCAGAATAGGAATCTCTGCATGATAAATAAAATAAGGTTGCATTAATGTCATTTCTAGATCTTGCTAAATGGTTATTCCCAACTAAGCCTATCCCAAGTTGATTTTTTAGATGCTTTTCA is a window from the Parachlamydia acanthamoebae genome containing:
- a CDS encoding ATP-binding cassette domain-containing protein, which gives rise to MQFSIKKFEFLRIEETKLRIYFFLSCLFVLIACGLNIYLPIQAKNIVKLAYGEFSSYEMLSVSFIYAMIWIACQLCLTTREILMIPVSERLISRLSLQTMEHLQALSYEYHSSAQTGELIAKLKKAQIALPNMLWGFFFFTIPPFIEIIGAVCILLIYNFYFCGFILLTTFTVFMVYTVMSAKKAVLFHKRSQSYDGDVNAKLADSLMNFEAVKYFGNEKLEQDNYKKHLENREKAEITSLVFLEKVRIFQFLILGIGFFIITISTAVNIVDKKMNLGDFVLINTYLIQFFNPLSFLAIVFRNIFRGGNDLKLILSIFDVQRPPKASQSLKHFCETIEFKNLSFSYKDTEILKNISFKIHKGEKIGFVGPVGSGKTTIAKLLLKLCDPMKGKVLIDGKEISSIDVNDLKKHIGIIPQNTNIFNDTFLYNLSYGKPDASEEQVKSVAQLLSLESFISQTSQGYNTVIGQQGISLSGGQKQSIGAARLALKNPEIVILDEVTSSLDSHSEARILEYLDHFCRDKTTIIIAHKFSHVMHCDKIFVLNEGHLVEHGNHQTLLALDGVYKKMWDIQVKKVELV